GTCGCAGGCGCCTCGCCGAACACCGTGACACCGCGTCGCTTTTGAATCGTCCTGTACGGCACCACGATTGCGAAGTACACGGTAGCCATGAAAACCAGGAAGTAGATGATCGCCCCGATCAGGTCACCGATATTGATAAAGGTTGCCTTGTTGCCGGCGTCGCCGAGTTGGAAACCCAGTCCCAGGGCGGCATGCGGCTGGGCCGCCGCTACCAGCGGATTGATCACTGTTTCGGTGAACGACTTGACCAGATTCGAAAACGCCAAGGCCACAACCAAACCGACGGCGACGGTGATGACATCCTCGCGCATGACGAAGTTCTTGAAACC
This genomic stretch from Mycobacterium paraterrae harbors:
- a CDS encoding MscL family protein; translation: MLKGFKNFVMREDVITVAVGLVVALAFSNLVKSFTETVINPLVAAAQPHAALGLGFQLGDAGNKATFINIGDLIGAIIYFLVFMATVYFAIVVPYRTIQKRRGVTVFGEAPATKACSECCSDIPEAAHKCKFCASEQSAPAA